One window from the genome of Acinetobacter lanii encodes:
- the yidD gene encoding membrane protein insertion efficiency factor YidD has translation MVRILHWLIRFYQIAISPLLGPRCRYIPTCSQYSLEAIHTHGSIRGAWLATKRICRCHPWGGSGYDPVPKKAIRFISFQQIDSQMTHVHVPLRERFLNQNHSNHLG, from the coding sequence ATGGTTCGTATATTGCATTGGTTGATTCGTTTCTATCAAATTGCGATTAGTCCGCTCCTTGGACCTCGTTGTCGTTACATCCCAACCTGTTCTCAATATTCGCTAGAAGCAATCCATACGCATGGCTCAATTCGAGGTGCGTGGCTCGCGACTAAACGTATCTGTCGCTGTCACCCGTGGGGTGGAAGTGGTTATGATCCTGTTCCCAAGAAAGCAATTCGTTTTATTTCATTTCAGCAAATAGATTCTCAAATGACTCACGTTCATGTACCCTTGCGTGAGCGTTTTTTGAACCAAAATCACTCTAACCATTTGGGGTAA